The proteins below come from a single Triticum aestivum cultivar Chinese Spring chromosome 5D, IWGSC CS RefSeq v2.1, whole genome shotgun sequence genomic window:
- the LOC123122067 gene encoding meiosis-specific protein PAIR2: MVMMAQKTKEAEITEQDSLLLTRNLLRIAIYNISYIRGLFPEKYFNDKSVPALEMKIKKLMPMDAESRRLIDWMEKGVYDALQKKYLKTLLFCICEKEEGPMIEEYAFSFSYPNTNGEEVAMNMSRTGSKKNSATFKSNAAEVTPDQMRSSACKMIRTLVSLMRTLDQMPEERTILMKLLYYDDATPEDYEPPFFKGCAENEAVNIWNKNPLKMEVGNVNSKHLVLALKVKSVLDPCDANDANSDDDKMSLGRESDQDDDLSDTEVRPSEVDRYVVAPNDGNCKGQSGTNSEDETQDAAHEEELTAQVRAWICSRDMGTVSASDVLSNYPDISLEMVEDILERLLKDGLLSRAGKDGYAVNKVTDPKTPYIKKEREVAMHNVSPTEGTKNNDADLMYMKALYHALPMDYVTIAKLQGKLDGEANQSTVRKLMDKMVQDGYIKNSGNRRLGKAVIHSEVTNRKLLEIKKILEVDITDEMAVDTNARPAEFDRRDHQMADQEMKDGSTNGRFQSVGSDLTRTRDLPEQQQNNKDPSRTPTSNRESATSLESGVLGQRIRKSLAREESMCTPDKRTRKTSMVKEPILQQGRRHRYFPAHRAALAAALSGFRAKLADLRRALLRPSTPGPRSRLWCPFCSADLVDLDSRFACSNAIYHLASEEHLKGVKDFLRKHGGGMDQVDLFRISEDELAKWEKGCESSGTEAQALADGMIGPSLGPLKDIQNESTSKISDSFAETDIPSFHNTASCVVMPLQSPTNGAYYPTSTACYGSSTSGSVAYSAPFGTSGLPVKPCVTTHGHQGMPSTNMFHSADAQMKGAQSTSLGNGPNPPASSFVYVQQGHSGGKFNQGLKANVHTGAPPPWLEASEHDPKNVSLASYALPSSLKGKSRKLNPKRVGAAWAERRRAEMEMEKRGEAVPETPDASWLPNFGGVWQSGSRKESRKEFEKNHKLKEENNPELLTEIKPYISKRMRVGSNKDGQPDSTVE, translated from the exons ATG GTGATGATGGCTCAGAAGACGAAGGAGGCGGAGATCACGGAGCAGGACTCGCTGCTTCTA ACAAGGAATTTGCTCCGGATTGCTATATACAACATCAGCTACATCAGAGGCCTATTCCCTGAGAAGTACTTCAATGATAAGTCTGTTCCAGCACTAG AGATGAAGATTAAGAAGCTGATGCCCATGGATGCTGAATCCAGGAGGTTGATTGATTGGATGGAGAAAG GTGTTTATGATGCCTTACAAAAGAAATATCTCAAGACCCTTCTCTTCTGTATATGTGAGAAGGAGGAAGGCCCAATGATTGAAGAGTATGCCT TCTCATTTAGCTACCCCAACACAAACGGGGAAGAAGTTGCAATGAACATGAGTCGCACAGGGAGCAAAAAGAATAGTGCCACATTCAAGTCAAATGCAGCAGAAGTCACTCCTGATCAGATGAG GAGCTCTGCTTGTAAGATGATCAGAACGCTGGTTTCACTTATGAGGACCTTGGATCAAATGCCAGAGGAG CGAACCATTCTGATGAAGCTGCTATACTATGATGATGCCACA CCTGAGGATTACGAGCCTCCCTTCTTTAAGGGTTGTGCTGAGAATGAGGCTGTAAATATATGGAACAAGAACCCCTTGAAGATGGAAGTGGGGAATGTCAATAGCAAGCATCTTGTGTTAGCTTTGAAG GTTAAGAGTGTCCTTGATCCGTGTGATGCTAATGATGCTAACAGTGATGATGACAAGATGAGCTTGGGTCGTGAGTCAGACCAAGATGATGACTTATCGGACACCGAG GTTCGCCCATCTGAAGTGGATCGTTACGTCGTTGCTCCTAATG ATGGAAATTGCAAAGGTCAAAGTGGTACAAACTCAGAAG ATGAAACTCAAGATGCTGCTCATGAGGAAGAGCTAACAGCTCAAGTAAGAGCATGGATATGCTCAAGAGACATGGGTACTGTTAGTGCTTCAGATGTCCTTTCCAACTACCCTGACATATCATTG GAAATGGTGGAAG ATATTTTGGAGAGGCTACTTAAAGATGGTTTACTTTCCAGGGCAGGCAAGGATGGTTATGCTGTTAACAAG GTTACTGATCCCAAAACACCCTACATAAAGAAAGAGAGAGAGGTTGCCATGCACAATGTTTCACCTACTGAAGGAACCAAAAACAACGATGCAGATCTGATGTACATGAAG GCATTATACCACGCACTTCCAATGGATTATGTGACTATAGCTAAGCTTCAGGGCAAGCTTGATGGCGAAGCCAACCAGAGCACAGTCCGAAAGTTGATGGACAAAATGGTGCAAGATGGATACATTAAGAATTCAGGCAACAGAAGATTAG GAAAAGCTGTCATTCATTCTGAAGTCACCAACAGAAAGCTCCTTGAGATAAAAAAGATACTGGAAGTTGATATCACTGATGAAATG GCAGTTGATACCAATGCAAGGCCTGCTGAGTTTGACCGCAGAGATCATCAGATGGCTG ACCAGGAAATGAAAGATGGCTCGACAAACGGCCGCTTCCAGTCAGTTGGATCTGATCTTACCCGCACACGGGACCTACCAGAGCAGCAGCAGAATAACAAGGACCCAAGCAGGACTCCCACAAGCAATCGCGAG TCGGCTACGTCCCTGGAGAGTGGGGTGCTCGGGCAGAGGATCAGGAAGTCTCTGGCTCGCGAAGAGTCGATGTGCACGCCGGACAAGCGGACCAGGAAGACCAGCATG GTGAAGGAGCCGATCCTCCAGCAG GGCCGGCGCCACCGCTACTTCCCCGCccaccgcgccgccctcgccgccgcgctctccgGCTTCCGCGCCAAGCTCGCCGACCTCCGCCGCGCGCTCCTCCGCCCCTCCACGCCTGGCCCCCGCTCCCGCCTCTGGTGCCCCTTCTGCTCCGCCGACCTCGTCGACCTCGACAGCCGCTTCGCCTG CAGCAATGCGATTTACCACCTCGCGAGCGAGGAGCACCTGAAGGGCGTCAAGGATTTCCTGCGGAAGCATGGGGGCGGGATGGATCAGGTCGATTTGTTTAGGATCTCAGAGGATGAGCTTGCAAAG TGGGAGAAGGGCTGTGAGTCTTCCGGTACTGAAGCACAGGCATTGGCCGATGGCATGATTGGACCATCTCTGGGGCCGTTGAAAGATATCCAAAATGAATCTACCTCTAAAATTTCGGATAGTTTTGCTGAAACTGACATCCCATCTTTTCATAATACTGCATCTTGTGTTGTTATGCCTTTACAAAGTCCTACCAATGGGGCCTATTACCCCACTAGTACAGCGTGTTACGGATCTTCCACCTCTGGAAGTGTTGCTTATTCTGCTCCATTTGGTACTTCCGGACTGCCTGTCAAACCCTGTGTCACAACACATGGACATCAGGGGATGCCGAGCACAAACATGTTTCATAGTGCTGATGCACAAATGAAAG GTGCTCAATCTACTTCCCTCGGAAATGGACCAAATCCACCGGCTTCTTCTTTTGTATAT GTCCAACAGGGCCACTCTGGAGGGAAATTCAATCAGG GCCTGAAAGCAAATGTGCATACTGGTGCTCCTCCTCCATGGTTAGAAGCTAGTGAGCATGATCCAAAGAATGTGTCACTCGCCAGCTATGCTCTTCCATCTTCTCTGAAAGGAAAATCAAGAAAACTTAACCCAAAGCGTGTTGGAGCTGCATGGGCAGAGAGAAGAAGAGCTGAAATGGAAATGGAAAAGCGAGGTGAAGCCGTTCCAGAAACGCCTGATGCTAGTTGGCTCCCTAATTTTGGTGGTGTCTGGCAATCTGGTTCGCGAAAGGAATCGAGGAAAGAGTTTGAGAAAAATCATAAGCTTAAAGAGGAGAACAATCCTGAGTTACTCACTGAGATAAAACCATATATCAGCAAAAGGATG